One genomic window of Rhinolophus ferrumequinum isolate MPI-CBG mRhiFer1 chromosome 23, mRhiFer1_v1.p, whole genome shotgun sequence includes the following:
- the C23H20orf96 gene encoding uncharacterized protein C20orf96 homolog isoform X2: MFSPMARVFPKPSHFGSRSTIHKSQIADYLPWQQSKQKIKPSTLPPVLQTSGHKKNKMKTLISVLPGYSKPTMLMTSQLRNPRELRRRNLDSGKTQARVRLMRTMLRNRQTSLQELRNQEDFLTKLNQELIKTIQDMEDSAAQNVREMLQQQNILRNMVNILEYSNRKEMQQTKCELQELEEKQQSKISYLEQQLEQLNAKIKKTHEEVSFLSTYMDHEYPVRLVQIANLVRQLQQVKDSQQDELDDLREMHKVVLECLSNQIQMKKEKFLSALIEKTLQPHQEALLQKTQESQDMIKYRDKLKEFINQFEEEISMLRAEIKKLQMQIREPREIVFADVLLRRPKCTPDMDVILNIPVEEVLPF; this comes from the exons ATGTTTTCCCCAATGGCACGTGTCTTTCCGAA ACCCAGCCACTTTGGGAGTCGCTCCACAATCCACAAGTCCCAGATTGCG GATTATCTTCCATGGCAGCAGTCCAAGCAGAAAATCAAGCCATCTACTCTGCCTCCAGTCCTACAAACCAGTGgccataagaaaaacaaaatgaaaactttgattAGCGTCCTGCCAG GGTATTCCAAGCCCACCATGTTGATGACAAGCCAGCTGAGGAATCCACGAGAGCTGCGCAGAAGGAATTTGGACTCTGGGAAGACACAGGCCAGAGTCCGGCTAATGAGG ACGATGCTCAGGAACCGGCAGACCTCACTCCAGGAGCTCCGCAACCAGGAGGATTTTCTCACAAAGCTCAATCAGGAGCTGATCAAGACCATCCAGGACATGGAGGACAGCGCGGCCCAGAACGTGCGCGAGATGCTGCAGCAGCAGAACATCCTTAGG AACATGGTCAACATTTTGGAGTACTCAAACAGGAAGGAGATGCAGCAGACGAAGTGTGAGCTGCAGGAACTGGAGGAGAAGCAGCAATCCAAGATAAGCT ACCTGGAGCAGCAGTTGGAGCAGCTGAATGCCAAGATCAAGAAGACCCATGAGGAAGTGAGCTTCCTGAGCACTTACATGGACCATGAATATCCTGTCAGATTGGTCCAGATTGCCAATCTCGTGCGTCAGCTGCAGCAGGTGAAGGACAGCCAGCAG GATGAATTGGATGACCTCCGTGAGATGCACAAAGTGGTCCTGGAGTGTTTGTCTAATCAGattcagatgaagaaagaaaagtttctgAGTGCTCTGATAGAG AAAACCCTGCAACCCCATCAGGAGGCTCTTCTGCAgaagacccaggaaagccaggaCATGATTAAATACAGGGACAAGTTGAAAGAA TTTATCAACCAGTTTGAGGAGGAAATATCCATGTTAAGGGCCGAGATTAAAAAGCTCCAAATGCAGATCCGGGAACCCCGAGAGATTGTGTTTGCGGACGTTCTGCTTCGGAGACCCAA GTGCACCCCAGACATGGACGTCATCCTCAACATTCCTGTGGAAGAGGTGCTACCCTTCTAG
- the C23H20orf96 gene encoding uncharacterized protein C20orf96 homolog isoform X1 has product MKEVLSCPHSSRPSHFGSRSTIHKSQIADYLPWQQSKQKIKPSTLPPVLQTSGHKKNKMKTLISVLPGYSKPTMLMTSQLRNPRELRRRNLDSGKTQARVRLMRTMLRNRQTSLQELRNQEDFLTKLNQELIKTIQDMEDSAAQNVREMLQQQNILRNMVNILEYSNRKEMQQTKCELQELEEKQQSKISYLEQQLEQLNAKIKKTHEEVSFLSTYMDHEYPVRLVQIANLVRQLQQVKDSQQDELDDLREMHKVVLECLSNQIQMKKEKFLSALIEKTLQPHQEALLQKTQESQDMIKYRDKLKEFINQFEEEISMLRAEIKKLQMQIREPREIVFADVLLRRPKCTPDMDVILNIPVEEVLPF; this is encoded by the exons ATGAAGGAAGTTCTTTCCTGCCCTCACTCTTCCAGACCCAGCCACTTTGGGAGTCGCTCCACAATCCACAAGTCCCAGATTGCG GATTATCTTCCATGGCAGCAGTCCAAGCAGAAAATCAAGCCATCTACTCTGCCTCCAGTCCTACAAACCAGTGgccataagaaaaacaaaatgaaaactttgattAGCGTCCTGCCAG GGTATTCCAAGCCCACCATGTTGATGACAAGCCAGCTGAGGAATCCACGAGAGCTGCGCAGAAGGAATTTGGACTCTGGGAAGACACAGGCCAGAGTCCGGCTAATGAGG ACGATGCTCAGGAACCGGCAGACCTCACTCCAGGAGCTCCGCAACCAGGAGGATTTTCTCACAAAGCTCAATCAGGAGCTGATCAAGACCATCCAGGACATGGAGGACAGCGCGGCCCAGAACGTGCGCGAGATGCTGCAGCAGCAGAACATCCTTAGG AACATGGTCAACATTTTGGAGTACTCAAACAGGAAGGAGATGCAGCAGACGAAGTGTGAGCTGCAGGAACTGGAGGAGAAGCAGCAATCCAAGATAAGCT ACCTGGAGCAGCAGTTGGAGCAGCTGAATGCCAAGATCAAGAAGACCCATGAGGAAGTGAGCTTCCTGAGCACTTACATGGACCATGAATATCCTGTCAGATTGGTCCAGATTGCCAATCTCGTGCGTCAGCTGCAGCAGGTGAAGGACAGCCAGCAG GATGAATTGGATGACCTCCGTGAGATGCACAAAGTGGTCCTGGAGTGTTTGTCTAATCAGattcagatgaagaaagaaaagtttctgAGTGCTCTGATAGAG AAAACCCTGCAACCCCATCAGGAGGCTCTTCTGCAgaagacccaggaaagccaggaCATGATTAAATACAGGGACAAGTTGAAAGAA TTTATCAACCAGTTTGAGGAGGAAATATCCATGTTAAGGGCCGAGATTAAAAAGCTCCAAATGCAGATCCGGGAACCCCGAGAGATTGTGTTTGCGGACGTTCTGCTTCGGAGACCCAA GTGCACCCCAGACATGGACGTCATCCTCAACATTCCTGTGGAAGAGGTGCTACCCTTCTAG
- the ZCCHC3 gene encoding zinc finger CCHC domain-containing protein 3, translating to MATGGGAEEERKRGRPQLLPATRPAARAEEAEVGREKMGWAQVVKNLAEKKGEFRESRPPRREEESGSGAGGALGAPASLAAPGLSDFPPAGRGDPKGRRRDPAGEAADPRKKKGAAEASKRKKAETAAMASPARSGAAEDEAELPPQDEPVASVGPAAGPGKGRFLVRICFQGDEGACPTRDFVVGALILRSIGMDPSDIYAVIQIPGSREFDVSFRSAEKLALFLRVYEEKREQEDCWENFVVLGRSKSSLKTLFILFRNETVDVEDIVTWLKRHCDVLAVPVKVTDRFGIWTGEYKCEIELRQGEGGVRHLPGAFFLGAERGYSWYKGQPKTCFKCGSRTHMSGSCTQDRCFRCGEEGHLSPYCRKGIVCNLCGKRGHAFAQCPKAVHNSVAAQLTGVAGH from the coding sequence ATGGCCACCGGCGGCGGCGccgaggaggaaaggaagagggggcGGCCGCAGCTCCTGCCAGCCACGCGCCCAGCAGCCCGGGCCGAGGAGGCCGAGGTCGGCCGCGAGAAGATGGGCTGGGCCCAGGTGGTGAAGAACTTGGCCGAGAAGAAGGGCGAGTTCCGCGAGTCACGACCGCCGCGGCGGGAGGAGGAAAGCGGCAGCGGCGCGGGCGGCGCACTAGGCGCCCCCGCGAGCCTGGCGGCGCCGGGCCTCAGTGACTTTCCCCCCGCGGGCCGCGGGGACCCGAAGGGCCGCCGGAGAGACCCGGCTGGCGAGGCGGCGGACCCCCGCAAGAAAAAGGGCGCAGCGGAGGCGAGCAAAAGAAAGAAGGCCGAGACGGCGGCCATGGCGTCCCCAGCCAGGTCCGGCGCAGCCGAGGACGAGGCAGAGCTGCCCCCCCAGGATGAACCGGTGGCGTCGGTGGGCCCAGCGGCCGGCCCGGGCAAGGGCCGCTTCCTCGTGCGCATCTGTTTCCAGGGAGACGAGGGCGCTTGCCCGACCCGGGACTTCGTGGTGGGCGCGCTCATCCTGCGCTCCATCGGCATGGACCCGAGCGACATCTACGCGGTCATCCAGATTCCCGGCAGCCGGGAGTTCGACGTGAGCTTCCGCTCGGCGGAGAAACTGGCCCTGTTCCTACGCGTCTACGAGGAGAAGCGCGAGCAGGAAGACTGCTGGGAGAACTTTGTGGTGCTGGGGCGGAGCAAGTCCAGCTTGAAGACGCTCTTCATCCTCTTCCGGAACGAGACCGTGGATGTGGAGGACATCGTGACCTGGCTCAAGCGCCACTGCGATGTGCTCGCCGTACCCGTGAAAGTGACCGACAGGTTTGGGATCTGGACCGGGGAGTACAAGTGCGAGATCGAGCTGCGCCAGGGGGAGGGCGGGGTCAGGCACCTGCCTGGAGCCTTCTTTCTGGGGGCCGAGCGGGGCTACAGCTGGTACAAGGGGCAGCCCAAGACGTGCTTTAAATGTGGTTCCCGGACCCACATGAGCGGCAGCTGCACGCAGGACAGGTGCTTCAGGTGCGGTGAGGAGGGGCACCTGAGCCCTTACTGCCGGAAAGGCATCGTGTGCAACCTCTGTGGAAAGCGAGGACACGCCTTTGCCCAGTGTCCCAAAGCAGTTCACAATTCcgtggcagctcagctcaccGGCGTGGCCGGCCACTGA